In a single window of the Streptomyces sp. NBC_00094 genome:
- a CDS encoding ABC transporter substrate-binding protein, which yields MPSFPHPPPSPALARRGFLALASGAVLAAAGCAPQTGNAAHSVPLKELPTGPPPAGTSLTVAVRSARIQFEESGIGKKLPFTVSEWPNLSAGPDIIQGFRAHSIDLASNAGIPPIQAEAIGVESRIVAVQVRRQPSYVFATAPGVELRSVADFRGRKIAFSQGQAQGVVVLRALKQAGIANGDVDLVELPSTQFLTALQSKQVDVAPLGEPTLTKYLTQYAKDGARRVATDVIDLLTVLWAPVEVLNDPAKAAAVRSFVPLWAQGVVWAWENTDRWIDAYYVKDQGVKEADGRRIVASLAKPQFPVSWDKAIAWEQETADLLAEGGFVPKLEAATLFDRRFEGLAAGAVPAQYREGS from the coding sequence ATGCCTTCCTTCCCGCACCCGCCACCGTCCCCCGCCCTCGCCCGAAGGGGGTTTCTCGCCCTCGCGTCCGGCGCCGTCCTCGCCGCCGCGGGATGCGCACCCCAGACCGGAAACGCCGCCCATTCCGTACCGCTGAAGGAGCTGCCCACCGGCCCGCCGCCCGCCGGAACGTCGCTGACCGTCGCCGTCCGCAGCGCGCGCATTCAATTCGAGGAATCGGGTATCGGGAAGAAACTTCCCTTCACCGTCTCCGAGTGGCCCAATCTGAGTGCCGGACCCGACATCATCCAGGGATTCCGGGCGCACTCCATCGACCTGGCCAGCAACGCCGGAATTCCGCCGATCCAGGCCGAGGCCATCGGCGTGGAGTCCCGCATCGTCGCCGTACAGGTGCGCAGACAGCCCTCGTACGTCTTCGCCACCGCACCCGGCGTCGAGCTCCGGAGCGTCGCGGACTTCCGGGGCAGGAAGATCGCCTTCTCGCAGGGGCAGGCACAGGGCGTGGTCGTCCTGCGCGCGCTGAAGCAGGCCGGGATCGCCAACGGCGACGTCGATCTCGTCGAACTGCCGAGCACGCAGTTCCTCACCGCGCTGCAGTCCAAGCAGGTCGACGTCGCGCCCCTGGGCGAGCCGACGCTCACCAAGTACCTGACCCAGTACGCGAAGGACGGTGCCCGCCGGGTGGCCACCGACGTCATCGACCTGCTGACCGTCCTCTGGGCCCCCGTCGAGGTGCTGAACGACCCGGCGAAGGCCGCGGCCGTCCGCAGCTTCGTCCCGCTGTGGGCCCAGGGCGTGGTGTGGGCGTGGGAGAACACCGACCGCTGGATCGACGCCTACTACGTCAAGGACCAGGGCGTGAAGGAGGCCGACGGCCGCCGCATCGTCGCCTCCCTCGCCAAACCGCAGTTCCCCGTCTCCTGGGACAAGGCCATCGCCTGGGAGCAGGAGACCGCCGACCTGCTGGCCGAGGGAGGGTTCGTGCCGAAGCTGGAGGCCGCCACGCTGTTCGACCGGCGCTTCGAGGGCCTCGCGGCCGGCGCCGTACCCGCCCAGTACCGGGAGGGGTCATGA
- a CDS encoding ABC transporter permease, translating to MTDALTDVRTLVPADAPAPPREPDDTTAPTAAARKPAAAPPDAVAAHRTRVHRRRRLGPGRGVPFGRLLGPALVVAVWWTASAAGYLDPRILSGPGAVVSTAVELIEDGRLQGNVLVSLQRAGLGLLLGVGAGVLLAVASGLSRTGEYLVDGPLQIKRAIPSLAMLPLLILWLGIGEQMKITVIALGVAVIVYVNTYASLTSIDSRHVELAEVLELGRWQFLRKVVLPGSLPGFFVGLRLGVTSSWLGLIVVEQVNATSGIGYMMFQAQQYAQSDVIIVGLVAYGTFGFASDALVRAVERRALSWRRTLAG from the coding sequence ATGACCGACGCCCTGACCGATGTCCGCACCCTCGTCCCGGCGGACGCGCCGGCCCCGCCGCGGGAGCCGGACGACACGACGGCCCCCACGGCCGCGGCCCGGAAGCCGGCCGCCGCGCCCCCGGACGCCGTCGCGGCGCACCGCACCCGCGTCCACAGGCGGCGACGTCTGGGCCCCGGCCGGGGCGTTCCGTTCGGCCGGCTCCTCGGCCCCGCGCTGGTGGTCGCCGTCTGGTGGACCGCCTCCGCGGCCGGCTATCTGGACCCGCGCATCCTCTCCGGGCCCGGGGCGGTCGTCTCCACGGCCGTCGAACTGATCGAGGACGGCCGCCTCCAGGGCAATGTGCTCGTCTCCTTGCAGCGGGCCGGCCTCGGGCTGTTGCTGGGGGTCGGCGCGGGAGTGCTGCTCGCCGTCGCCTCCGGACTCAGCCGCACCGGCGAGTACCTCGTCGACGGGCCTCTCCAGATCAAGCGTGCCATACCGTCGCTCGCGATGCTGCCGCTGCTGATCCTCTGGCTCGGCATCGGCGAGCAGATGAAGATCACCGTCATCGCCCTCGGCGTCGCCGTGATCGTGTACGTCAACACGTACGCCTCGCTGACCAGCATCGACAGCCGTCATGTGGAGCTCGCCGAGGTGCTGGAGCTGGGTAGATGGCAGTTCCTGCGCAAGGTCGTCCTGCCCGGTTCACTGCCCGGCTTCTTCGTGGGGCTGCGGCTCGGCGTCACCTCGTCGTGGCTGGGGCTGATCGTCGTCGAGCAGGTCAACGCCACCAGCGGCATCGGCTACATGATGTTCCAGGCCCAGCAGTACGCCCAGTCCGACGTGATCATCGTCGGCCTGGTGGCCTACGGAACCTTCGGATTCGCCTCCGACGCCCTCGTCCGAGCCGTCGAGAGGAGGGCCCTGTCATGGCGACGCACGCTGGCGGGCTGA
- a CDS encoding ABC transporter ATP-binding protein translates to MATHAGGLTREHDPRPSDLKAPTPDGRAPGAGPAVRAGRLVRRFGDRIILKEIDLTLAAGEFTALLGRSGSGKSTLLRAVAGLDHDVEGSGELLVPDRVSLSFQDSRLLPWLRVLDNVTLGLRGPGAQERGRTALAEVGLAGRERSWPHELSGGEQQRAALARALVRDPELLLADEPFGALDALTRIKMHDLLRELYERHRPAVLLVTHDVDEAVELADRVLVLDEGRISVDLTIDLPTPRNRRDPRFQQYRDALLASLGVHSAPHTPAPRQEDHSHAAHV, encoded by the coding sequence ATGGCGACGCACGCTGGCGGGCTGACGAGGGAACACGATCCGCGCCCCTCCGACCTCAAGGCTCCGACCCCCGACGGGCGGGCTCCCGGGGCAGGGCCCGCCGTACGGGCCGGCCGCCTGGTCCGCCGCTTCGGTGATCGGATCATCCTCAAGGAGATCGATCTCACCCTGGCCGCAGGGGAGTTCACCGCCCTCCTCGGGCGCAGCGGCTCCGGCAAGTCCACCCTGCTGCGCGCCGTGGCCGGTCTCGACCACGACGTCGAGGGATCGGGGGAGCTGCTCGTTCCCGACCGGGTCTCGCTCTCCTTCCAGGACTCCCGGCTGCTGCCGTGGCTGCGGGTCCTGGACAACGTGACCCTGGGACTGCGAGGGCCCGGTGCCCAGGAGCGCGGCCGGACCGCCCTCGCCGAGGTGGGCCTCGCCGGCCGCGAGCGGTCCTGGCCGCACGAACTGTCCGGCGGTGAGCAGCAGCGGGCCGCGCTCGCCCGCGCGCTCGTACGCGATCCGGAACTGCTCCTGGCCGACGAGCCGTTCGGCGCGCTCGACGCGCTGACCCGGATCAAGATGCACGACCTGCTGCGCGAACTGTACGAACGCCACCGGCCCGCGGTCCTCCTCGTCACCCACGACGTCGACGAGGCCGTCGAACTCGCCGACCGCGTCCTCGTCCTCGACGAGGGGCGCATCTCGGTCGACCTCACCATCGACCTCCCCACCCCGCGCAACCGGCGCGACCCGCGGTTCCAGCAGTACCGCGACGCCCTGCTCGCCTCGCTCGGCGTGCACTCCGCACCGCACACCCCCGCCCCCCGCCAGGAGGACCACTCCCATGCCGCACACGTCTGA
- a CDS encoding LLM class flavin-dependent oxidoreductase: MPHTSDRPGRKPLHLNAFLMSVGHHEAAWRLPESPADGGTGIAHYQNLARIAERGLLDSVFLADSPVQHGDPGRRPVSKLEPTVLLTALAAVTSRIGLIATASTSYNEPFNLARRFSSLDHVSNGRAGWNIVTTAGADAARNFGLDDTPLHRERYRRAAEFVDVATKLWDSWADDAVVADKEGGIHARADRVRPVGHRGEFFRVEGPLNVERSPQGYPLLVQAGSSEDGKDFAARYAEAVFTAQQTLEEGIAFYKDVKRRALALGRDPDGIKILPGIVPVIGDTEEEARELDAELDRLIVPEYAKRQLAQRLRIAPDELDLDAELPENIPTEDDIEGAKSRYTLIVELARRERLTVRQLIGRLGGGRGHRTFAGTAEQIADTIEHWYVSGAADGFNIMPAVLPSGLEVFVDRVVPLLQERGLFRTEYTGTTLRDHYGLPRPANRLFDTVEHDAGHLGIGLVETR; encoded by the coding sequence ATGCCGCACACGTCTGACCGTCCCGGCCGCAAGCCCCTCCACCTCAACGCCTTCCTGATGTCGGTCGGCCACCACGAGGCGGCCTGGCGACTCCCCGAGAGCCCCGCCGACGGCGGCACCGGCATCGCGCACTACCAGAACCTCGCCCGCATCGCCGAACGCGGCCTGCTCGACTCGGTCTTCCTCGCGGACAGCCCGGTCCAGCACGGGGACCCCGGGCGCCGGCCCGTCAGCAAGCTGGAGCCGACCGTGCTGCTCACGGCCCTGGCGGCCGTCACCAGCCGCATCGGGCTCATCGCGACCGCCTCCACCAGCTACAACGAACCCTTCAACCTGGCCCGCCGCTTCAGCTCTCTCGACCACGTGTCGAACGGGCGGGCCGGCTGGAACATCGTCACCACGGCCGGAGCGGACGCGGCCCGCAACTTCGGTCTCGACGACACCCCGCTGCACCGCGAGCGCTACCGGCGCGCGGCCGAGTTCGTCGACGTGGCCACCAAGCTGTGGGACAGCTGGGCCGACGACGCGGTGGTGGCGGACAAGGAGGGCGGGATCCACGCCCGCGCCGACCGGGTCCGGCCCGTCGGCCACCGGGGCGAGTTCTTCCGGGTGGAGGGGCCGCTGAACGTCGAGCGCTCCCCCCAGGGCTACCCCCTCCTGGTGCAGGCCGGGTCGAGCGAGGACGGCAAGGACTTCGCCGCCCGTTACGCCGAGGCGGTGTTCACCGCACAGCAGACCCTGGAGGAGGGCATCGCCTTCTACAAGGACGTCAAGCGGAGGGCACTCGCGCTCGGCCGGGACCCCGACGGCATCAAGATCCTCCCCGGCATCGTCCCCGTCATCGGCGACACCGAGGAGGAGGCCCGCGAGCTGGACGCCGAACTCGACCGGCTCATCGTGCCGGAGTACGCCAAGCGCCAGCTGGCCCAGCGGCTGCGGATCGCGCCCGACGAGCTCGACCTGGACGCCGAACTGCCCGAGAACATCCCGACCGAGGACGACATCGAGGGCGCGAAGAGCCGCTACACACTGATCGTGGAGCTGGCCCGCCGCGAACGCCTCACCGTGCGCCAGCTGATCGGACGGCTGGGCGGCGGCCGGGGACACCGTACGTTCGCCGGTACCGCCGAGCAGATCGCCGACACCATCGAGCACTGGTACGTCAGCGGCGCGGCCGACGGCTTCAACATCATGCCGGCCGTCCTGCCGTCGGGCCTGGAGGTCTTCGTCGACCGGGTGGTGCCGCTCCTCCAGGAGCGCGGGCTGTTCCGCACCGAGTACACCGGCACCACCCTGCGGGACCACTACGGCCTGCCCCGCCCCGCCAACCGCCTGTTCGACACCGTGGAGCACGACGCCGGCCACCTCGGCATCGGTCTGGTCGAGACCCGGTGA
- a CDS encoding ABC transporter ATP-binding protein, whose product MSDCPPHKGGGPAPGAARPGWARRLGGYCLRRRTDLLLAFGAAAVAAVATASLPLLLRHVVDGVAGGAADSTTASLTPWILLLTGIGAVRFAGSFVRRYCSGRLSLGVQYDLRNDAFAALLRLDGTQQDDLRTGQVVSRSISDITLIQTLLQFLPNMTGNALMFGVSLVFMAWLSPLLTVVALVVGPLLWLIALRGRRTLFPANWHAQQEAAEVASAVEATVTGVRIVKGFGQERRELEGLERRVRGLFSSRLRVVAFTSRYNPALQAVPALGQVAVLVFGGWLALDGRVSLGTFLAFTAYLGSFVTPVRQVATLLTVWQQARAGAERVFEVIDEKPGITDTPGARDLSADAPDVRDLPADAPGAGGLPAGLPALVWDDVTFAHGTGEPLLRGFSLDVRPGETLALIGPAGCGKSTAVALLPRFYDVDAGTVRVGGHDVREHSLAGLRSRIGFVFEESLLLSDTVRANIAYGRPDADDEEIRAAARLACAEEFVQRLPDGYDTLVGEQGLTLSGGQRQRIALARALLGDPAVLVLDDATSAIDARVEAEIHASLREAGRRCTTVLVAHRESTLELADRIAVMDGGRIVDTGTLDELRSRSALFRSLLAMDGDEGERAAAPAPARGVTEELWRRPAESGRVHDESTAVRAAHALAEAAATSGPGRGGPGGGVLGSAPPTPELLAALERLPLPEDDPEVPLEQAVSADPSFHLGTLLRPFRVPLLAGLLLVAVDALAQIAVPVLVRHGVDGGVAAQARGVLLAASATAAVVVGLNWLVGVAQVRTTGRTGERLLYTLRIKTYAQLQRLGLDYYEGELGGRIMTRMTTDVDALSNFLQTGLITAVVSLLTVLGVLAALLVIDAGLALVLLAALPLLIGATAVFRHYSVPAYLEARERISTVNACLQENVGMLRVTQAFRRERHNADHFAALAWSFRDSRLRAQRYMGTFFPFVEFLGTLSTAAVLAVGVGQVRSGELTAGTLIAFLLYVELFFSPIQQLSQVFDGYQQAVVGMSRLRALMRTPVATPPAAAPRRVTSLRGEIEFDDVSFHYAGGRERDVLHGVRLRVAPGETVALVGTTGAGKSTVVKLLARFYDPVAGTVRVDGHDLRDLDLTGYRRRLGIVPQEPHLFGVTVRDAIAYGRPDATDAEVEAAARAVGAHDTVAALPAGYLTPVGERGHGLSAGQRQLLALARAELVDPDVLLLDEATASLDLATERRVAAAVDALSRRRTTLVVAHRLTTAARADRVIVLEAGTVVESGTHAQLLAGQGPYRRLWDAYRQSATTTTTTTTPSARPAADHDDRLVQGSAR is encoded by the coding sequence GTGAGCGACTGTCCCCCGCACAAGGGCGGCGGCCCTGCCCCGGGAGCGGCGCGCCCCGGCTGGGCGCGCCGCCTCGGCGGGTACTGCCTCCGCCGCCGCACCGACCTCCTGCTCGCCTTCGGCGCCGCGGCCGTGGCGGCCGTCGCCACCGCCTCGCTGCCCCTCCTGCTGCGCCATGTCGTCGACGGCGTCGCCGGTGGTGCCGCCGACTCCACGACGGCGTCCCTCACCCCCTGGATCCTGCTGCTGACCGGCATCGGCGCCGTGCGCTTCGCCGGGAGCTTCGTCCGCCGCTACTGCTCCGGACGGCTCTCCCTGGGGGTCCAGTACGACCTGCGCAACGACGCCTTCGCGGCACTGCTGCGGCTGGACGGCACGCAGCAGGACGACCTGCGCACCGGCCAGGTGGTGAGCCGTTCCATCTCCGACATCACCCTGATCCAGACACTGCTGCAGTTCCTGCCCAACATGACCGGCAACGCCCTGATGTTCGGCGTCTCGCTGGTCTTCATGGCCTGGCTCTCGCCGCTGCTCACCGTCGTCGCCCTGGTCGTCGGCCCGCTCCTGTGGCTGATCGCGCTGCGCGGCAGGCGCACGCTGTTCCCCGCCAACTGGCACGCCCAGCAGGAGGCGGCCGAGGTCGCCTCCGCCGTCGAGGCCACGGTCACCGGGGTCCGGATCGTCAAGGGCTTCGGTCAGGAGCGGCGCGAGCTGGAGGGGCTGGAGCGCCGCGTCCGCGGACTGTTCTCCTCCCGGCTGCGCGTCGTCGCGTTCACCAGCCGCTACAACCCTGCACTGCAGGCGGTCCCCGCGCTGGGCCAGGTGGCGGTCCTCGTGTTCGGCGGGTGGCTGGCGCTCGACGGCCGCGTGTCGCTGGGCACCTTCCTCGCCTTCACCGCCTACCTCGGCTCCTTCGTCACCCCGGTCCGGCAGGTGGCGACCCTGCTCACCGTCTGGCAGCAGGCCAGGGCCGGCGCGGAGCGCGTCTTCGAGGTGATCGACGAGAAGCCAGGGATCACCGACACCCCGGGCGCCCGCGACCTGTCCGCCGACGCCCCGGACGTCCGCGACCTGCCCGCCGACGCCCCGGGCGCCGGCGGCCTGCCCGCCGGCCTCCCGGCGCTCGTCTGGGACGACGTGACCTTCGCCCACGGGACCGGCGAGCCCCTGCTGCGCGGCTTCAGTCTGGACGTACGCCCGGGTGAGACGCTCGCGCTCATCGGCCCGGCGGGATGCGGAAAATCCACCGCCGTCGCGCTGCTGCCCCGCTTCTACGACGTGGATGCGGGCACGGTCCGGGTCGGCGGGCACGACGTCCGCGAGCACTCCCTGGCCGGTCTGCGCTCCCGTATCGGCTTCGTCTTCGAGGAGAGCCTGCTGCTCTCCGACACCGTACGGGCCAACATCGCCTACGGTCGTCCGGACGCCGACGACGAGGAGATCCGGGCGGCCGCCCGGCTGGCGTGCGCCGAGGAGTTCGTCCAGCGGCTGCCCGACGGCTACGACACCCTCGTCGGGGAGCAGGGGCTGACGCTCTCCGGCGGCCAGCGCCAGCGGATCGCGCTCGCCCGTGCCCTGCTCGGCGACCCCGCCGTCCTGGTCCTCGACGACGCCACCTCCGCGATCGACGCCCGGGTCGAGGCCGAGATCCACGCGTCCCTCCGCGAGGCCGGGCGACGGTGTACGACGGTCCTCGTCGCCCACCGCGAATCGACGCTGGAGCTCGCGGACCGGATCGCGGTCATGGACGGCGGCCGGATCGTCGACACGGGCACCCTGGACGAGCTGCGCTCCCGCTCGGCCCTGTTCCGCTCGCTCCTGGCCATGGACGGGGACGAAGGGGAGCGGGCTGCGGCCCCGGCCCCGGCGCGGGGCGTCACCGAGGAGCTCTGGCGTCGCCCCGCGGAGTCCGGGCGCGTCCACGACGAGTCCACGGCCGTACGGGCCGCCCATGCGCTCGCCGAGGCCGCGGCCACCTCCGGGCCGGGCCGCGGCGGACCGGGTGGCGGAGTCCTCGGCTCCGCACCGCCCACCCCCGAACTCCTCGCCGCCCTCGAACGCCTTCCGCTGCCCGAGGACGACCCCGAGGTGCCGCTGGAACAGGCGGTCTCGGCCGACCCCTCGTTCCATCTCGGCACCCTCCTGAGGCCCTTCCGGGTGCCGCTGCTCGCCGGACTTCTCCTCGTCGCCGTGGACGCCCTCGCCCAGATCGCCGTCCCCGTCCTCGTACGCCACGGCGTGGACGGCGGCGTCGCGGCCCAGGCCCGGGGCGTCCTGCTCGCGGCATCGGCGACGGCCGCCGTCGTCGTCGGCCTGAACTGGCTCGTCGGCGTCGCCCAGGTCCGCACCACGGGACGCACCGGCGAGCGACTCCTCTACACCCTGCGGATCAAGACCTACGCCCAGTTGCAGCGACTCGGCCTCGACTACTACGAGGGGGAGCTCGGCGGCCGGATCATGACGCGGATGACCACCGACGTGGACGCCCTGTCGAACTTCCTCCAGACCGGTCTGATCACCGCGGTCGTCAGCCTCCTCACCGTCCTCGGTGTCCTGGCCGCGCTCCTCGTGATCGACGCCGGCCTCGCGCTCGTCCTGCTCGCCGCGCTGCCGCTGCTGATCGGCGCGACCGCCGTGTTCCGCCACTACTCGGTGCCCGCCTACCTGGAGGCCCGGGAACGGATCAGTACGGTCAACGCCTGCCTCCAGGAGAACGTCGGCATGCTGCGCGTCACCCAGGCGTTCCGGCGCGAGCGGCACAACGCCGACCACTTCGCCGCCCTCGCCTGGTCGTTCCGCGACTCGCGGCTGCGCGCACAGCGCTACATGGGCACCTTCTTCCCGTTCGTGGAGTTCCTCGGCACGCTGTCCACCGCCGCGGTGCTGGCCGTCGGCGTGGGACAGGTGCGCTCCGGGGAGCTGACCGCCGGGACGCTGATCGCCTTCCTGCTCTACGTCGAACTCTTCTTCTCGCCCATCCAGCAGCTGTCCCAGGTCTTCGACGGCTACCAGCAGGCGGTCGTCGGGATGAGCCGGCTGCGCGCCCTGATGCGTACCCCCGTCGCCACACCCCCGGCGGCGGCACCGCGTCGGGTGACCTCGCTGCGCGGTGAGATCGAGTTCGACGACGTGTCGTTCCACTACGCGGGCGGCCGGGAACGGGACGTGCTCCACGGCGTCCGGCTGCGTGTCGCCCCCGGCGAGACGGTCGCGCTCGTGGGGACCACCGGCGCGGGCAAGTCCACGGTCGTCAAGCTCCTGGCCCGGTTCTACGACCCGGTGGCCGGGACGGTACGGGTGGACGGGCACGACCTGCGCGATCTCGACCTGACCGGCTACCGCCGCAGGCTGGGCATCGTGCCGCAGGAGCCGCATCTGTTCGGCGTCACCGTCCGCGACGCCATCGCCTACGGCCGCCCGGACGCCACCGACGCCGAGGTGGAGGCCGCCGCCAGGGCGGTCGGGGCCCACGACACGGTGGCCGCGCTGCCGGCCGGCTACCTGACGCCCGTGGGGGAGCGGGGTCACGGGCTCTCGGCCGGGCAGCGTCAGCTGCTCGCGCTCGCCCGGGCCGAGCTCGTCGACCCCGACGTCCTGCTGCTCGACGAGGCGACCGCCTCGCTGGACCTCGCCACCGAGCGGCGTGTGGCCGCGGCGGTCGACGCGCTCAGCCGCAGACGGACCACGCTCGTCGTCGCGCACCGGCTCACCACCGCGGCGCGCGCCGACCGCGTCATCGTCCTGGAGGCGGGCACCGTCGTGGAGAGCGGCACCCACGCCCAGCTCCTCGCGGGCCAGGGACCCTACCGCCGCCTCTGGGACGCCTACCGGCAGAGCGCCACGACCACCACGACCACCACGACCCCGTCCGCCCGTCCGGCGGCGGATCACGACGACCGACTCGTTCAAGGGAGTGCGCGATGA
- a CDS encoding aldo/keto reductase: MTTEHRLLGRTGVRVSPLCLGTMMFGARGNTDHADSVRIIHRALDSGINFVDTADVYSAGESETIVGKALAGARRDHVVLATKFHGSLGDDPNERGNSRRWIVREVENSLRRLGTDWIDLYQVHRPEPETDFDETLGALTDLVRQGKIRYIGTSTFEPSAIVEGQWIAERRGRERVVAEQPPYSLLARGVEREVLPVAQRYGLGVLTWSPLAGGWLSGRYRKGAEQPASSRIDRQAARFDIGDPENAAKLDAAEALAQLAEEAGLTLVQLALAFVLEHPAVTSAIIGPRTFEQLEAQLGADRIRLSRDVLDRIDKIVPPGTNLSARDAGYVPSALGEPGLRRRPRP, encoded by the coding sequence ATGACCACCGAACACCGCCTGCTGGGCCGCACCGGCGTCAGGGTGAGCCCGCTGTGCCTGGGCACGATGATGTTCGGCGCCCGCGGCAACACCGACCACGCCGACAGCGTCCGCATCATCCACCGGGCCCTGGACTCGGGCATCAACTTCGTCGACACCGCCGACGTCTACTCGGCCGGGGAGTCGGAGACGATCGTGGGCAAGGCCCTCGCCGGAGCCCGCCGGGACCACGTCGTCCTGGCCACCAAATTCCATGGCAGTCTCGGCGACGACCCCAACGAGCGCGGCAACAGCAGGCGTTGGATCGTCCGCGAGGTCGAGAACAGCCTGCGTCGCCTCGGCACCGACTGGATCGACCTCTACCAGGTGCACCGGCCCGAGCCGGAGACCGATTTCGACGAGACGCTCGGTGCCCTGACCGATCTCGTCCGCCAGGGCAAGATCCGCTACATCGGCACCTCCACCTTCGAACCCTCCGCCATCGTCGAGGGCCAGTGGATCGCCGAGCGCCGGGGCCGCGAACGCGTCGTCGCCGAACAGCCGCCGTACTCCCTGCTGGCCCGCGGCGTGGAGCGTGAGGTGCTTCCCGTCGCCCAGCGCTACGGGCTCGGCGTGCTCACCTGGAGCCCGCTGGCCGGCGGCTGGCTCTCGGGCCGCTACCGCAAGGGGGCGGAGCAGCCCGCGTCCAGCCGCATCGACCGGCAGGCCGCCCGCTTCGACATCGGCGACCCCGAGAACGCGGCCAAGCTCGACGCCGCCGAGGCGCTGGCCCAGCTCGCCGAGGAGGCCGGACTGACGCTCGTCCAGCTCGCGCTGGCCTTCGTCCTGGAGCACCCCGCCGTCACCTCGGCGATCATCGGCCCGCGGACCTTCGAGCAGCTGGAGGCGCAGCTCGGCGCGGACCGGATCCGGCTGAGCCGGGACGTCCTCGACCGGATCGACAAGATCGTGCCGCCGGGCACGAACCTGTCGGCCAGGGACGCCGGGTACGTGCCGTCCGCGCTGGGGGAGCCCGGCCTGCGCCGCCGTCCCCGGCCCTGA
- a CDS encoding CdaR family transcriptional regulator encodes MKGDYQELVDEISALLATPATLENRDFGLIAFGAHDSDDDAAMDPVRTRSILTRKSTPAVRAWFEGFGITRATGPVRIPAAPDAGVFRDRICLPVRHRGVVLGYVWLLDAEPGPTPAQLTAAMEVATRIGGLLADEERADSDLSREFVAVLTAGRGWQSDMAVAALRAALGPSADGLHTVVCVTPWQGEAPSIRAVPGAAAVATLPESESLAVLVRLRTAEDLSPARVAADRLRAAVPAGIANPRRGLTELPAAWREASTAARAATAQPTLGPVAEWAGIGPYRLLAALYHPEIDPVVAPLLAPAHAELARTAEVFLDNAGQAGRTAAALGIHRQTLYYRLSRVEQLTGLDLDDGEDRLLLHMSLKSAKL; translated from the coding sequence GTGAAGGGCGATTACCAGGAACTGGTCGACGAGATCTCGGCGCTGCTTGCCACCCCGGCGACGCTGGAGAACCGTGATTTCGGGCTGATCGCCTTCGGGGCGCACGACAGCGACGACGACGCCGCGATGGACCCCGTCCGGACGCGGTCGATCCTGACCCGGAAGTCGACCCCGGCGGTCCGCGCCTGGTTCGAGGGCTTCGGCATCACCCGGGCGACCGGCCCGGTCCGCATCCCGGCCGCCCCGGACGCGGGTGTCTTCCGGGACCGGATCTGTCTTCCCGTACGCCATCGGGGTGTCGTCCTCGGGTACGTCTGGCTGCTGGACGCCGAGCCCGGCCCCACACCCGCCCAGCTCACGGCCGCGATGGAGGTCGCCACCCGGATCGGCGGGCTCCTCGCCGACGAGGAGCGCGCGGACTCCGACCTCTCCCGTGAGTTCGTCGCGGTGCTCACCGCCGGGCGCGGCTGGCAGAGCGACATGGCCGTCGCGGCGCTCCGGGCGGCTCTGGGCCCCAGCGCGGACGGCCTGCACACGGTCGTCTGCGTGACCCCCTGGCAGGGCGAGGCCCCCTCGATCCGGGCGGTCCCCGGCGCGGCGGCGGTCGCCACGCTCCCGGAGAGCGAGTCCCTCGCCGTCCTCGTACGGCTGCGCACGGCCGAGGACCTCTCCCCCGCCCGTGTCGCCGCGGACCGGCTGCGCGCCGCCGTGCCGGCCGGCATCGCGAACCCCCGCCGGGGCCTCACGGAGCTCCCGGCGGCCTGGCGCGAGGCCAGTACCGCGGCGCGTGCCGCGACGGCCCAGCCGACGCTCGGCCCGGTCGCGGAGTGGGCCGGGATCGGGCCGTACCGCCTGCTCGCGGCGCTCTACCACCCCGAGATCGACCCCGTCGTCGCGCCGCTGCTCGCCCCGGCCCACGCCGAACTGGCCCGCACGGCCGAGGTGTTCCTCGACAACGCGGGCCAGGCGGGCCGCACGGCGGCGGCCCTGGGCATCCACCGGCAGACCCTCTACTACCGGCTGTCCCGGGTCGAACAGCTCACGGGTCTGGACCTGGACGACGGCGAGGACCGCCTCCTGCTCCACATGTCCCTGAAGTCCGCCAAGCTGTAG